The Bdellovibrio bacteriovorus W nucleotide sequence ACCTTGATGGGCGACGCCCAGAAGGGGTTCATTTTTCCAGTCCTAAAGAAGATGCTCAGCGCCGAGATTTTACCGTGAATGCCTTGTTTTACGATTTCGCTTCTCAGCAGGTGATTGACTATGTTGATGGACAAAAAGATCTCCAGTTAAAGATCTTAAAAACTGTGGGGCGACCTGAAGATCGTTTTAAGGAAGATCATCTAAGAATTCTGCGGGCCGTCCGCTTTGTCGCTCAGTTAGACTTTTCTTTAGAAGCCGAAACTTCGAAGGCAGTGCGAGGCATGGCATCGGCCGTCACGACGGTCAGCTCCGAAAGAATCTCTGAAGAGCTGGTTAAATTGTTATCGAGTCAGCATGTAAAAAAAGGCCTGGAAGCATTGCAAGAGCATGAATTGATGCGGGTGCTGTTTCCGTTTCGCCAAGGTGATGTGAGTTGGCAGGCCCCAAAGGGGGCTTTGAATAGTTATGAGTTGCTCACTTTGTTTTTTGAACCCTGCCCTAGGAGTGAACTCAGTGAGAGATTAAAGTCATTGAAGTTATCCGTAAAGGCGATGCGTTTTATTGAAAACTCTTTGAAAGTTTTAAAAGATCCAACGGAGTTTTTTGCGATGACGCAAGGACGGCAATTGGAAAAACTTTCTGTAGAGGGAGTTTCGTTTGCGTTGCGCTGCCTCCGTGACAGGCAAAGAGAGAGCTTTTATAAGCAGGCAGAGTTCTTGTTGAAGACTTTCAAACAGTGGAATTCAGAGCTGCCAGCACGATGGGTAAATGGCGAAGACTTAAGGTCAGCGGTGCAAGGGCCATTATTGGGAGAAGCTCTGCAAGACGTCTATGAACGCCAGCTTGAAGGAAGGTTTCAGAATCCACAGGATGCTTTAAAGTGGGTTCGCGAGAAGTATGTTAAGGGAGTGTCTTCATGATTCAAACACCGAAAAGCTCGACACGGCTGAATGCATTTATCATAGATAGTATCTTACGTTGGATCATGGTTTTGCCTTTCTTGAGGCCTCTGTGGGGAGTTCTTGAAGAAGAAGAGATCAGCATATCTTTGTGGTATGTGATCTTTATTGCTCTATTTTGGCTGATCTATGACTTCGTCTTTTTAGCCCTGTTTCAAGCAACTCCAGGTAAGATTTTAATGAGCTTGCGCGTGGACTCTAAAGAGGGAAAAGAGCTAACTTGGCAGCAGGCTTTTTTGAGAGTTTTTGCGACTCGTATGACTTTCTTTTTGGGAATAGGTCTTTATGCGACAGCTTTATTTTCCAAGGAGCGGCGTCATCTCTTTGATTGGTTTGCAGAAACGAAAGTGATTACTGAAAAACCTGTTCAAGAAGAGTTTCGCAAACATTGGGTTTTTGGAACCTTAGTCATTTTGTTTTATTTGAGTGATGGTCTATTTTATTCAGCAGCGCTCATGTCTAACATAGACTGGAAGAATTTTATTCTGACTTTTTAAGAAGGGTTGAAACCCTGCTTTAGGGTTTACTTGAAGTCTAGAGAGACAAGCTAGCCGCTTTTTTTGCTATTCCCGTTGAAATAAGAAGATCCGTTTCATTCTTACCAGAGATCACATCGTCTTTAAGTGTTTCAATGGCGTCCATCGGTGTTTTGCCTTTTATATCATCATCGAGTGACGTCAGTTGTAAGAAGCTAAACGAATAAATAAGAAGCTTTCCGAGGTCAGAGATTCCATCGTTGGTAAGAAAACGGGGAAAACCTTTGCCGTTGGATTTTTCTCGGTGTTGAGCGATCGCATCAGCAACAGCCGCTGAGATCGGAACTTTTTTGGTTTTAATCATATTCACAGAGCGGTCAGGATAGAGTCTAAACTGCATATCATCTTCTGGAGTCAGCTCTGGCTCAGTGAAAACTGAAGATGGAAGTTGTGAAAGGCCGATATTGTGGAGAAGGCCTGCAATAGCGGCATCTTCTCTTTTTTCAAGCGGCCAACCCAATACCTGAGCAAAGAAAGCGCCATAAGCTGCCATGCAAATGCAGTCATGGTAAAGAGTGCGTGTGTTGCCAGAATATCTAAAGATCTCTTGAAAAGCTTCTGTGGCAGAGTTTTCTTTGAGAAGATCGAGATCCTGAATGATGTTTTTGCAGCTCTCCAGAATCTCGCGTCCTTCGGTAAAGTCCGTTGTTCCGCCGTTTAGGAATCTTGACATAAAATGATAGATCGTTTTTTTAGACCGATGAAACTTTTCTGTCATAGAAACGGGGATTGAAGAGTTTCTAAAACTCATCACCGTGCGCGCATACTCAAAAAACTCTTTTCTTTGAGTTTTTTTGATATACATCTGCTGACTCAGGCTTTTGAACTTGTCGATGTGCTTTTGCTCAACTCGGTCACCAGCGCGACGCAAGAGTACTGTTTTGCGATTAGCAGGCAGGTGAACGTAGATATCAAAGTTGATATCCATTTCTGGTTCCATATCGCGCAAATCAACAGGCATCAATGCAGTGATTGGAATGTGATCACCTGAAATGTCGACGGGAGCTAAATCAAGAACCATGTCCGATAAAAACTCTCGGTCAAAATGGAGATGCATTACTTCATCAGCGCCATTCTTCTTAATCAACTTAAAGTCGATACCCATTTCAGAAGTGTGAAGAACAATGACCTTGCAATCGGGGAAGGTCATTTTGGTCGATTGAGTCCACTCATTGGCGATCGTGTTGCCTTTACGGCCATCTAGAATCGCTAGTTTCGGGGTATACTCTGCCTCTAAGACTTGATCGATGGCAGAGGCGTGGTGGAGTTTGTATGGATAAAACCCATCTAGAATCCCAGCAACGGTATCTAAGAAGGAAGTCTCTGGACTTCCCACTAAGACATCGACGCTAGGATTGTTATGGGTATTACTCATTGAACAGAAATTTCTACGTAGAAAGTCGCGTTGTTTGGCAGATTAAAAGGGATTACTAAAGTTGCGCCTTTATCTGCTTGAGTGATTTTAAAATCACCAGAGATCACAGTCGGGATGGCCATTTCAAATTTGTATCCCAATTGATTCAAGCTTGTCTTTGCGCATCCATAAATCATATTGGTCATTTCGCCAACGGCATCGGAAACTTCGTGATTAATCTCTGTGTACTTTTCTCCCAACATATTTTCAAGAATGTGGAAGATGCTATCTCGACCATAGCTAATAACAAGAGTGCCTTTAAGGGGTGGAGCAACCATTCCCACCATGCCAGCAATCTCGCCTTTGCATTTGAATTCCCTCTCGATGAAAGGTTTTCCTGGCTGGGCGTCAGTCTGAGCCATGGTCTTAAGTGTTGTCGTTACGCCCTCTACAAAGGCGGTAATTAATTTTTTATCAAAGAGTGGATTGAGGGGTTCAATTTTTGGTGCGCCCATTTAAAGTTCCTCTTAAGATGCTTTCGCTGTTGCTTGTGGGTTGTGTTTTGCCCAGACTCTTTCCATCTTGGCTTTCAATGTTGCAGAGTTAAATGGTTTCACCACGTAGTCTGACACTCCGGCTTTAGCCGCCTCAAGAATATGTTTTTGTTCAGACTCTGCAGTTACCAGCATAAAAGGAGTGGATTTGAAGCGAGGGTCGGCTTTGCAGGCCTTTAAAAGGTCAATTCCTTGCATTCCAGGCATGTTCCAGTCCGAAATTACAAAGCTGTATGGTTGCCCTGCGTCGTGAGCAGACTGAATAAGTGGAAGAGCCGTTTTGCCGTCATCGGCCTCGTCGATATTTGAGTAGCCAAGCTCATTAAGTACTTTTTTAATGATTTTTCGCATAGTTGCGAAGTCATCGACGACTAAAAAACGCGCCTCTTTCGGAAACATAATAACTCCTGTGCATGTTGTTTGTGTAAAATTCACATGCTTATCGGTCTAGTTTTTTAAAACTAGAGTCCAAAGCTATTGCGGAAATCCTAAAAGCTTGTCAGACTTTATTACAGGTGGTCTTGCTACACATGGACATGAGTCCTAGGTAGCGTAGGTTTAGTTTAGTGTGTGTTTTTAAAACAAACAATTTAGCGGGAGGGAGCAAGGATGCTCAGAGATGTCCTCATTCAAAAAGGTCTTTCAAACAGAGAAGCAGAAGTTGCTGAGCTTGTTTCTAAAGGCTTGTCCAACAAGGAAGTTGCGAATCAGCTTTTTGTTACTGAAAAAACAGTAAAATTTCACCTTACAAACATCTATAAAAAGATGAACGTGAAATCTCGTGCACAACTTATCGTATGGTGCTTACCTCACCTTGGTTTTGTTGAAACTGAAGTGCGCGCTGAGAGCAACAATCAGAATGCAGCCTCTGCATCTGCTTACAATAATAACAATACAACTCAAACGATTCCTGCTGGTTCTGCAACTGTTGCAGGGACGACAACTCTTCCAGGTGGTGGAATGAACCGTAACGGTAATTCTGACATCGGTATGGGTGGAATCTAATTAGCTTGTAATTAGCTGATAGATTTTGAAGCGCAGCTCGAAGGGTGTTAAACTCTTTCGGACTGCGCTTTTTTTATTTGTGCTTACGGGAGTTTTTATGCAAGCAAAACCAGTTTCTGCATCTCAAGTGACGATGACTCAATTAGTTCTTCCTTCTCATACAAATGCCATGGGCAGTGTTTTCGGTGGAACGATCATGTCGTGGATTGATATTGCAGCAGCAATTGCAGCGCAAAGACATTCTAATAAGGAAGTGGTCACAGCAAGCATTGATAAGCTGGATTTTGTGGCGCCGGTTTATATCGGATGGGTTGTGAACTTAAAAGCCAGTGTGAATTTCACTTCGAGAACTTCTATGGAAGTGGGGATTCGTGTTGAGGCGGAAAATCCTAAAACAGGTGAGATGTTTCATACGGCCTCTGCTTATACGACTTTTGTGGCTCTCGGCTCGAATGGTAAGCCAACGCAGATTCCAGAACTTGAATTGGAGTCAGAGGTGGATCGTCGTAGATTTGAAGCGGCAAAGGTTCGCAGACAAGTTCGCCTTGAACAAAAAAAAAGCCCTAAATAGGGCTTTTTTCTTTTAACGAGTTCTCGTTTTTTAAAACTATTTACAAAGAACCTTAATCCATTCGATTGTTTCTTTGGCTTGTTTGGTAAGCGGTGGGTTTTCACCTCTTCCCATGCTGTCGCCAGCTTCGACGGACAGGCGGGCTTGGCCACATTTTTCCGCGTTGGGTTTGCTTTGTTCTTTGGCGAGAGTGAAAGCGGGCTCTAGGGTTTCAAAGAGTAAAGAGATATCTTTTTCGATAGAGCCAGCCTCGTCTGGAGTTTCTTTTTCGAATTCATCCAGGGATTTTTTAAAATCTGTTTCTAGCTCAAGAATCAGTTGAGTTCTTTTGTTAAAGTTCTTTTCTTTGCTCGCTTTTTTGTGAAGCTCTTTAGAAGCCTTATAGAAATCTTCCACGGAGACAAACTCCGCTTTTTCTTTTGCAAAAGCCAAGGAACAAGTTAGGAGTGTGGCAATCAGGATTACTCGACGCATGAGTCACCTCGTTTATCGGAATCAGTAACGCCTGTATTTTTATAATGTGCAAGCAGTTCGTTCATTTTGCTTTCTGTCTGGCGAACATAGGCACTTTCGGCAATGATTTTTTGTTTTACAGTTGCTGGGCTGGTCGAATTATTCACACGTAAGCTGCGAATCAAAGATCTTGCTTGGGCAGGGCCTCCCGGACCGTAGGCAACGAGTGTGAAGTAATTAAGAGTGTCGGTGTCATTAGCAAGGCGTGAAGATTTCTGTGCAAGTGCTGGTTTAATAATACGATCTCTGGTGTAGACGTAATAACCCAAACCATAAATTAGATTTCTTGCGACCCCAGAGCCCGGTGCGACCCAAGAACAATAGTTAGCGACAGAGCCTGGTAGAGGAGGCGCTTTTGTGGTTTCACTTTTCATGATCTCCGCAAACGGTGCGCAGGCAGGGTGAGAGCTCTTCGCTAAATCTTGAAGGATGTAATTGGCATTCCCTTTGTGGGAACCGCGTTTATCTGTCCACCCAGCAATGTCTTTGACGGGAGCTGATGTGAGTTGCCCAATTCCCACTCCACCGACATAGCCTAGATAAAAGTTAAAGGCGGTTTCGTTATTAATCTTTTTAAGGATAAAGCGAGAATCAATAGCGCCATGCTGTTCAGACATACACTGGATGGCTTGATTGACGGCGAAATGAATAAAGTCCACTGACTTTTGATTCCAGCATGGAGCTGTTCGGCCACTGTTTGAAAAAGACTTCTTTGTGTTGCCTTGGCAGACATAACCAGTATTGCCGACGTCTCTTTGTAAAGAGGCTTCGATGCAATCTTTTTTAATCGCCTTTGTGCCTGCAACTAAGGTTTGAAGCTGTTCGATGGTTTCGCTGTTGCGTCCTAATGGATTGCTTGAAGGTGTGCATACAGAGCAACTTCCCGTCGTTGAGGGAGATGTTGTAGTCATAAAAGCGCGCATCAGGGGATCGTTGGCTTTTTCAATGGCAGTGTTAATATCTTGGTTTGCAGCTTTCTTAATGCCTGATTTGTCGTTGATACAGACATTGGCAAAAGCCATCGAACCACTTGAGATGATAATTGTTGTATATAATATGATGTGTTTCACGAGGGGCTTATCGGACCCCTGGCTGAAAGTTTAATGATATTCGAGGAAAATTTTGAATAATCTATTTCACAATATAGCTCTTCCACTTTGCTAAAAGCTGTGGACTGAGCTGCGTGTAGCAAACAGTTCCTTCTGAGGCAGATTCTCGTCTCAAAATGGGAGCTTCGCGACTTAGGTCAAAAATTTTAAATTCTTCAGATTTTGGAAAGAAAAGTTCCACATTTGTCTGCATTTCTGCCACGGTTTGCGCCATCATTTTCTTGAGCTGCTCAAGACCTTGTCCTGTCAGGGCGCTAACAAAAACTCTCGGGTGATGTTTCACTCGAAATTGTCGCTCTAACGGTGCGATATCGCATTTGTTGTAAACGTGGATGATCTTTTTCTGATCCCATTTAAATTCTTCAATTAAAGCTTCAACAACTTCAATTTGGCGATCCATATTAGGGCTTGAAAGATCGATCACATGAATTAAAACGTCAGCTTCAGAGGACTCTTCAAGAGTTGCTTTAAAGGCCTCAATGAGTTGAGTTGGAAGCTTGCGAATAAATCCCACGGTGTCTGTGACGACCGCAGGTGGGCCATCGGGTAGAAATATTTTTCGCGTCGTTGGATCTAAGGTGGCAAAGACCTGATTCTTCGCCATCACTTGTGCGCCCGTTAAGCGATTTAGAATAGAGCTTTTTCCAGAGTTTGTGTAACCAATCAAAGCAAAGGAAGGGATTTCGCTGCGACGGCGAGATTGTCTGTGTTGCGCGCGATTCTTACGAACTCCATCGAGTTTCTTACGAATGATGGCAACGCGTTCGCGGATGCGGCGGCGATCGTTTTCTAGGGCGGTTTCTCCCGGACCTCTGGTTCCGATTCCTCCACCTTGGCGCGAAAGTGATTCTAACCAAGCACCTACCATGCGTGGCATTTGATCGAGCAGTTGCGCAAGTTCTACTTGAAGTTTTCCTTCAAAGGTTTGTGCTCTCTGGGCAAAGATGTCGAGAATAAGTTGGTTTCTATCTAAAACTCTTACTTTAACAATCTGAGCTAAGTTCCTTTGTTGAACACCTGAAAGTTGATGGTCGACAACAACAAGATTGGCTTCGCTGTCGCGAACCATTTCGGCGACTTCTTCAACTTTACCAGAGCCTATAAGGGTCGAGGGATTCCATTTATCAAGGACTTGAGTGAGGGAGCCGACAACTTCTCCACCGGCGGCGCCGACGAGTTCTTCGAGTTCTAAAAGATTCTCTTTGATCTCAGAAAGAGGTTCGGTTTTCAAACCTACACCAATTACGATTGCTTTATCTTGCGCAGTCAGTTTTGTATCTTGAGACAAAAAGGCAACCCCTCCGTTACAGACTTAAGGTTAGCACGAAACTCTGAGGCGTCAACAATCTCTTAAAAAAGCTTTGCCAGTAAGCTGGCTGCGGGCATTTGAAAAGAACATCAAGGACTTTAAAGAAAAGAATCAAAAAAAAAGGCGAGAGGGAGACTCTCGCCTTTTTGAACTATTTGCGGGATTGCAGAACTTCTTTGATGAATTGAGCTTCAAGAGCTGTGAAAACGACAGAGTTGATGATGCCATCAATCGTTGTTGTTCTTTGTAGGACGTTTGCAGATCTGCGAACACCTTGTAAGAAAGGTCCGATAACTTCAGCCTTCCCAATTTGTTGAATCAGCTTATACGAAATATTTGCAGACTCAAGATTAGGGAAGATAAGAACGTTAGCCCCTTCAGTAAGGCCAGAGAATGGGAAAAGTCTTTCCATGATCTCAGGGTTTACCGCTGTATCGGCTTGCATATCGCCATCAACGATCATTCCAGGACGAAGAGACTTCATGATCTCTGCCGCTTTTTTCATCTTCTCAGGCGTGCCTGGGGCACCACTGAAGTTAGAGTAACTCAGCATTGCCGTGCGAGGCTCGATACCGAAATACTCAACGATGCGAGCCGCCTGTAGAGCGATATAAGCACATTGCTCAGAGCTTGGGTCGAAGTTCACAGTCGTATCAGAAAGAACGAGGAATTTGTCTTCAAGAAGAACGAAGTTCAAACCTGAAGGAACACCATTTTGGTAAACACCAATGATCTGTAAAATAGGGCGAACGGCGTCTGCGTAGTTCATGGAAGAACCAGTCACCATGCCGTCTGCTTCACCAAGGTGAACCATCATCGCCGCGAAGTAATTTGGATCAGCCATTAGGCGTTCAGCTTCGCGCAGGCTTACGCCTTTTCTCTGGCGAAGAGCATAGAGCTTTTCAACGTAAGAAAAATATTTTGGATAAGCCGTTGGATCAATAATCGGAACATCAAGAAGTGCCGGAAGATCAAGGGCTTTGATTTTTTCAGTCACTCTTTCAGGTGCACCCAAAAGAATTGGCTGACAGATTCTTTCTTCAACAAGTGTTGCAAGAGCTTTAAGAATCTTAGTGCTTGTGCCCTCAGGGAAAACGATCTTTGGAAGTTCGCCACCCATAGCTTCTGCATTTTGGTGTACGCGGTTGATAGCGTTGCGGATAAATACTTTAGAAGGACCTTGAAGGGCCTCTAGTTTATCTCTGTAAGACTCCCAATCTTCGATACCTTTTTGTGCCACACCTGAATCCATGGCAGCTTTTGCCACAGCAGGAGCTACCCAAAGTAGAACACGCGTATCGAAAGGTTTTGGAATTAAATATTCACGACCGAATTTAAAGCTCTTTCCGCCATAAGTCGCAGACACCTTCTCTGGAACGTCTTCGCGAGCAAGTTTTGCTAAAGCATGAACTGCTGCGAGTTTCATTTCTTCATTGATTTGAGTCGAGCGAGTATCTAAAGCTCCACGGAAAATAGACGGGAAGCCAAGGACGTTGTTGACCTGATTTGGATAGTCAGAGCGACCCGTAGCAATGATAGCATCGGGACGAGCAGCGCGAGCTTTATCAGGAGTGATCTCTGGTTCTGGATTTGCCATAGCAAAAATAATAGGATCTTTCGCCATATCTTTCAGCATCTCTGGAGTCAGTGCACCAGCGACGGAAAGGCCGACAAAGACGTCAGCATCGCGAAGAGCTTCACTCAGCGTGCGAAGCTCTGTGTCTGCAGCGAAGAACTCTTTGTATTTATTCATGCCGTTAGTGCGACCTTTGTAGATCACGCCTTGAGAGTCGCACATGATGATGTTTTCGCGACGAGCTCCAAGAGCAATAAAGATTTTTGCGCAAGAATTTGCTGAAGCTCCAGCACCGTTTACAACGATGCGAATTGAATCCATCTTGCGATTCGTGATGGCAACAGCATTTAAAAGAGCGGCACCAGAAACAATTGCAGTTCCATGCTGATCGTCATGGAAAACGGGAATGTTCATTTCGCGTTTCAAACGCTCTTCAATTTCAAAGCACTCAGGGGCTTTGATGTCTTCAAGGTTGATTCCACCAAAAGTTGGTTCAAGAACGCGAACGGCATTACAGAAAGCATCGACGTCCGTTGTATCTACTTCGATATCAAAGACATCAATTCCTGCAAATTGTTTAAAAAGAATCCCTTTGCCTTCCATCACTGGCTTACCAGCTGCAGCACCGATGTTTCCTAAACCTAGGACGGCAGTACCGTTGGAGATAACTCCGACAAGATTTCCTTTAGCTGTGTAGTCGTAAATTTTCGAAGGGTCTTTAGCGATTTCTTTACAAGGTGCTGCGACACCAGGAGAGTAAGCAAGAGAGAGATCTTTTTCAGTAGAGCATGGTTTTGAAGAGATAACTTCAATTTTTCCAGGCTTGCCCTGTTTGTGATAAAGAAGAGCTTCTTGATCAAAGTTGTTCGTTGCTTTGCTGTCTGTTTTTGTATCCAAGGATACTCCTTTTCTGAGCTGTAAAAGCCAAACCGTGAAGCCCAAGCCTTGCAGAGAAAATAAATCACTGATTTTAAGATTAAACTCAGTGAATAGGCCCATGGCGAAACAAGTGCTATTACTCTACAGAAAGCACATAGGAAGGGTCAATAAAGCAGACCTTTGTCGCAGAGGGATAAGTGCGAGAAATCTTAGTTTTTAGAGTAGATTCTCTAAGAATTCCTCGAATGCGGCTCCCAGTAAGAGAATCCCCAAAAAAAGCTTCATATCTGCACTGCGCAATGAGCTAGACCTCGGCGAATACGAGTTTGTTTGTATTTGGTGAACGCACTCAAAAGGCATAAGATTTTAAGGGTTTATATTAAAAGGAGTGTCCATGAAATCACCTCGTGACGTGGTTCTTGTAGAAGGATTAAGAACCCCATTTGCGAAATCAGGTTCGAATCTTAAGAAAGTTCATCCAGCCGAGTTAGGTAAGACAGCATTGAAAGAGTTGATCGCAAAGACCAACTTGGATGTGAATGAAGTTGATGAAGTGATCATCGGCAACACAGGCAATCCGCCAGACTCTGTGAATATTTCCCGCGTAGTGGCGTTGAACTCTGGCATTCCATTAAAGACTTCAGCATACACTGTTCATAGAAATTGTGCTTCTGCTTTAGAGTCTATTTCTAACGGTTTCGAAAAAATTAAATCCGGAACGATGGACGTTGTTTTGGCTGGTGGCACAGAGAGTATGTCGCAGATGCCAACTCTTCAACCTAAGAAGTTTCAAGATATTTACAATGCGCTTTTTGCTGCGAAAACTCCTCAGCAGGCAATGCCTCTTTTGTGGAAGCTTTTCAAAGCTGATATGAAGCAAATCAAAGCTCTTCTTCAAGGAAACATGAAGGATGAGTATTTCCCGCAGATTTCTGTGATGCTAGGTCTGACAGATCCATTTGTGGGAATCAACATGGGACAAACTGCAGAGATTCTTGCAAAAGAGTGGGGACTCACACGTCAAATGCAAGATGAGTTCGCGTTGCGTTCGCACTTGCGTGCTGGTGCAGCGATGAAGTCAGGTCGTATGGCAGAGGAAATCACTCCTGTGTATCTTGCTCCTGAATACAAAGAAGTCGTGACTCAAGATATTGGCCCTCGTGAAAATCAAACTATTGAAGCGTTGGCAAAATTAAAACCATTCTTTGATAAAGCAACAGGTTCGATCACGGCGGGGAACTCTTGCCCGATCACGGATGGAGCCGCGATGGTCTTGTTGATGTCTCGTGAGAAAGCAGAGGCACTTGGTTATAAGCCGCTGGCGACGATTCGTTCCTATGGCTTTGCAGGTTTAGAGCCTGAGCGTATGGGATTAGGGCCGGCTTATTCAACACCGTTGGCGTTGAAACGTGCGGGATTGAGCTTAAAAGACATGGGGCTTGTAGAGTTGAATGAAGCTTTTGCCGCGCAAGTAATGGCGTGCCAAAGAGCGATGGACTCTAAAGAATTTGCTCAAGAAAAATTAGGTCTTTCTGAAAAAGTAGGCGAGATCTCTGATGATATTTTGAATGTGAACGGTGGAGCCATTGCTTATGGTCACCCAGTTGGAGCAACGGGCACTCGTATTGTTTTAACTCTGGCAAAAGAGATGAAACGTCGCAATGTTCAGTACGGCTTAGCAACACTTTGTATCGGTGGCGGTCAGGGTGGTTCAATGATTTTGGAAAACGAAGGCTAGGAGAAGCAGATGTCTATTCAGGAAAGTATCATCATCAAACCTCAAGGGGACGTTGTAGTTGTTGAGTTTGATCTTGTTGGCGAAAAAGTTAATAAGTTTTCAACTCCGGTTATGATGCGACTTAAAGAAGTTCTAGAGGAACTAAAGGCTTCTAAATACAAAGCCGTCGTTTTCAAATCTAACAAGCCTAAGATTTTTATTGCAGGCGCTGATATTGAAGAAATCAAATCTATGACAACCAAAGAGCAGTTCGATACGGCTGTGAAGGGTGGTCAGGATATTATGAATCTAGTTGAAGACCTTCCAATGCCGACGATCGCTTCAATCAACGGAGCTTGTATGGGGGGCGGGTGTGAGTTTATTTTAGCATGCGACTATCGCATTGCTTCTGAGGACTCTTCAACTCGTATCGGTTTGCCAGAGACACAGCTAGGAATTTTGCCAGGGTTTGGTGGAACGCAGAGACTTCCGCGCGTGGTTGGTTTGCAAGCAAGTTTAGATATTATTCTTGCTGGTAAATCTGTGAACGCTAAAAAAGCTCAAAAGATGGGTCTTGTAGATAAGGTTGTACATCCGAATCTTTTAGAAGATCAGACAATGAAGTGGGCGCAAGAGATTGTTGCGGGCGGTTCTAAAAAACGCCGTAAAACTTTTGAAGCCAAAGGTGCAATGAATAAAGTTCTTGAGGGAGCTTTAGGTCGCGGCATCGTTTTTAAGAAAGCGCAAGAAGGCGTGATGAAGGCGACAAAAGGTCATTACCCAGCGCCTCTTAAAGCTCTTGAAGTGATTAAGAAAACATACGGTTCAAGCAATCGTGAAAACGGAATGCGCATTGAACGTGAAGGATTCTGTGAGTTAGGAATTACAGAAATTTCTAAGAACCTTATCCATGTGTTCTATTTAACAGAGATGGTTAAAAAGCAAAATGGTGTTCCGGGAGTTGAAGTAAAACCAAAAACTGTGAAGTCCATGGGGATTTTAGGCGCCGGAACAATGGGTGGCGGTATTGCATACGTGGCAGCTGATAAAGGTGTTCACGTACGTATGAAGGATTTAAACCCAGATGCTCTTGGCAAAGGTTTAAAGCACGCTTCAGATCTTTGGGCGAAGCTATTAAAGCGTCGCTCTATTGATAAATATCAATTTCAACAGAAAATGGATTTAGTCTCTGTCACAACGGATTATTCAGGT carries:
- a CDS encoding fatty oxidation complex, alpha subunit (COG1024 Enoyl-CoA hydratase/carnithine racemase) codes for the protein MSIQESIIIKPQGDVVVVEFDLVGEKVNKFSTPVMMRLKEVLEELKASKYKAVVFKSNKPKIFIAGADIEEIKSMTTKEQFDTAVKGGQDIMNLVEDLPMPTIASINGACMGGGCEFILACDYRIASEDSSTRIGLPETQLGILPGFGGTQRLPRVVGLQASLDIILAGKSVNAKKAQKMGLVDKVVHPNLLEDQTMKWAQEIVAGGSKKRRKTFEAKGAMNKVLEGALGRGIVFKKAQEGVMKATKGHYPAPLKALEVIKKTYGSSNRENGMRIEREGFCELGITEISKNLIHVFYLTEMVKKQNGVPGVEVKPKTVKSMGILGAGTMGGGIAYVAADKGVHVRMKDLNPDALGKGLKHASDLWAKLLKRRSIDKYQFQQKMDLVSVTTDYSGFKNLDVVVEAIVEDMGIKQKVIGECAGQMRNDAIIATNTSSLSVTEMAKGHPRPEYFAGMHFFNPVHKMPLVEVIRGEKTSDETIATIYELSKRMGKMPVVVKDGPGFLVNRLLMPYMAEAAFLMQEGMSIEAVDKAYVREFGMPMGPFELMDEVGLDVCLKVLKIFKASFGERIEVAPCMEALEKTGRLGRKNGKGFYLYAEDGKRGDVDQTIYAALGLSQPTNPHDSKECIERGVFAMLNECSLALIEDRIVESAYEVDLAMIMGTGFPPFRGGLMKYADSIGSQYIADQLATYASSRKATRLRPSVPLTNMAKGNTKFYK
- a CDS encoding acetyl-CoA acyltransferase (COG0183 Acetyl-CoA acetyltransferase), with the translated sequence MKSPRDVVLVEGLRTPFAKSGSNLKKVHPAELGKTALKELIAKTNLDVNEVDEVIIGNTGNPPDSVNISRVVALNSGIPLKTSAYTVHRNCASALESISNGFEKIKSGTMDVVLAGGTESMSQMPTLQPKKFQDIYNALFAAKTPQQAMPLLWKLFKADMKQIKALLQGNMKDEYFPQISVMLGLTDPFVGINMGQTAEILAKEWGLTRQMQDEFALRSHLRAGAAMKSGRMAEEITPVYLAPEYKEVVTQDIGPRENQTIEALAKLKPFFDKATGSITAGNSCPITDGAAMVLLMSREKAEALGYKPLATIRSYGFAGLEPERMGLGPAYSTPLALKRAGLSLKDMGLVELNEAFAAQVMACQRAMDSKEFAQEKLGLSEKVGEISDDILNVNGGAIAYGHPVGATGTRIVLTLAKEMKRRNVQYGLATLCIGGGQGGSMILENEG
- a CDS encoding malate dehydrogenase (COG0281 Malic enzyme), yielding MGLFTEFNLKISDLFSLQGLGFTVWLLQLRKGVSLDTKTDSKATNNFDQEALLYHKQGKPGKIEVISSKPCSTEKDLSLAYSPGVAAPCKEIAKDPSKIYDYTAKGNLVGVISNGTAVLGLGNIGAAAGKPVMEGKGILFKQFAGIDVFDIEVDTTDVDAFCNAVRVLEPTFGGINLEDIKAPECFEIEERLKREMNIPVFHDDQHGTAIVSGAALLNAVAITNRKMDSIRIVVNGAGASANSCAKIFIALGARRENIIMCDSQGVIYKGRTNGMNKYKEFFAADTELRTLSEALRDADVFVGLSVAGALTPEMLKDMAKDPIIFAMANPEPEITPDKARAARPDAIIATGRSDYPNQVNNVLGFPSIFRGALDTRSTQINEEMKLAAVHALAKLAREDVPEKVSATYGGKSFKFGREYLIPKPFDTRVLLWVAPAVAKAAMDSGVAQKGIEDWESYRDKLEALQGPSKVFIRNAINRVHQNAEAMGGELPKIVFPEGTSTKILKALATLVEERICQPILLGAPERVTEKIKALDLPALLDVPIIDPTAYPKYFSYVEKLYALRQRKGVSLREAERLMADPNYFAAMMVHLGEADGMVTGSSMNYADAVRPILQIIGVYQNGVPSGLNFVLLEDKFLVLSDTTVNFDPSSEQCAYIALQAARIVEYFGIEPRTAMLSYSNFSGAPGTPEKMKKAAEIMKSLRPGMIVDGDMQADTAVNPEIMERLFPFSGLTEGANVLIFPNLESANISYKLIQQIGKAEVIGPFLQGVRRSANVLQRTTTIDGIINSVVFTALEAQFIKEVLQSRK